Part of the Anaeromyxobacter diazotrophicus genome, CTCGACCCGGGCGACCAGGTCCTCACGCCCGACCTCATGTGGGAGAACTACAACCTCTCCTGGGAGACGCGGCTCGAGGCCGAGTTCAACTACTTCCCCTTCTTCGACGAGAAGCTGACCGGCTTCAACCTCGCCGGCTTCAAGACCGCGCTGGCGAAGCACCGGGGGCGGAAGCTGGTGGTCTCCCTCAACTTCCCGAACAACCCCTCCGGCTACACCCCCACCCGCGCCGAGGCCGACGCCATCGCCGCCGCGCTCGGCGCCGAGGCCGAGGCGGGGACGAAGCTCGTGGTGGTGGTGGACGACGCCTACTACGGGATGTTCTACGAGGAGGGCCTCCAGACCGAGTCCATCTTCGGGAAGCTCGTCCGCAGCTCGCCCAACCTCCTCGCCATCAAGATCGACGGCGCCACCAAGGAGGAGTTCGTCTGGGGGCTGCGGGTCGGCTTCGTCACCTTCGGCGTGAAGAACGGCACCGCCGCCGCCTACAAGGCGCTCGAGGACAAGACCGCCGGCCTCATCCGCGCCTACGTCTCGAACATCTCCAACCCCTCGCAGTCCATCGTGCTGAAGGCGCTCGGCGACCCCGAGTTCCGCGCCCAGCAGGCGGAGAAGGTGGCGGTGCTGCGCGGGCGGGCCAAGGTGGTGGCGCAGGAGTGCCGCCGCCCCGAGTACGCCGACTGCTGGGACGTGTACCCCTTCAACAGCGGCTACTTCATGTGCTTGCGCGTGAAGGGCGCCGGGGCGGACGCGGTGCGCCTGCGCCTCCTCGAGGACCATGGCGTCGGCACCATCGCGCTCGGCGAGCGCGAGCTGCGGGTCGCCTTCTCCTGCCTCACCGAGCAACAGATCCCGAACGTCTTCTCGGCCGCGGCCAAGGCGGTGCGGGCGGTGCGCGGGAAGTAGGGCGCGCGCCTCCCTGCACCTTCACGCTTCGGGAAAGCCGAAGCGATCCTGCCGAATTTCTGCCGTTGTCTCCGCCGCCCGGACCTGCGATAGGGTCGGGGAGGCCGGAGGCGCGACCGCGTCCGCGGCCGCGCGGAAGATCGTCCCCGGCCTCCCGCGTTCAACGCTCGCCCTCGACGCTCGCCTACCGCTCCGACCATGCGCCTCGACCTCGTCTCCCGTCTCACCGCGGCCTCGCTCCGGCGCTGGCGCGTCTTCCTCGCCGGCGCCGTGCTGGCGAGCGTGGCGTCGTTCTGGCTCGCCTCCCACCTCGAGATCCGCTCCAGCTTCGAGGAGCTCCTCCCGGAGGACGTGCCGAGCGTGCGCCACGCGAAGGAGCTCGCCCGGCGCGTCGGCGGCGACGGCACGATCCTGGTCGAGGTCGAGTCGCTCGACGGGCCCGGGGGGCTCGCGCGCGCCGAGGCCATGGCGGTGAAGCTGACCGAGGACTTCCGCGCCCTGCGCCCGGACGTCATCCGCGCGGTCGAGTCGGACGTGCGGCCGGTCGAGCGCTGGTACACCGATCACTGGCCGATGTTCCTGCCCCTGGACACGCTCCGGCAGGCGCAGCGCGACCTCGTGGGCGCGCTCGGCAGCGCCAAGGCCAAGCTGAACCCGGCGATGAACCTCCTCGGCGAGGACGAGGACGCGCTGCCCGCGGGCGAGCTCCGCCTCGACCTGTCGCGGCGGGAGGGACTCGGGGACCTCCTCGATCCGACGAAGCCGGGGCCGCGCGAGCAGGTCGCGAAGCGCTTCGAGCGGTTCGCGGACGGCTTCATGGTCCACCCGGATCGGCGCTCGGTCACCATCCTGCTGCGCCCGACCGGCACCAGCCTCGGCGTGGG contains:
- a CDS encoding aminotransferase class I/II-fold pyridoxal phosphate-dependent enzyme, which translates into the protein MSRPALHPLAKAANDALAKDCPVLLELLSERGKRFFFPAKGILAQGAEAKQKAKTANATVGIATENGAPMHLACISRYYQGLTPAEVFDYTPSYGKPELRTLWAKKQRAEAPALGDHPLSNPVVTNALTHGLGLVGDLFLDPGDQVLTPDLMWENYNLSWETRLEAEFNYFPFFDEKLTGFNLAGFKTALAKHRGRKLVVSLNFPNNPSGYTPTRAEADAIAAALGAEAEAGTKLVVVVDDAYYGMFYEEGLQTESIFGKLVRSSPNLLAIKIDGATKEEFVWGLRVGFVTFGVKNGTAAAYKALEDKTAGLIRAYVSNISNPSQSIVLKALGDPEFRAQQAEKVAVLRGRAKVVAQECRRPEYADCWDVYPFNSGYFMCLRVKGAGADAVRLRLLEDHGVGTIALGERELRVAFSCLTEQQIPNVFSAAAKAVRAVRGK